CTCTCCGGCTTCTGCTTTTTGCAGCTATCGTATTCGCTTTTGCCAAGCCAGTTTGGGTGACACCGCTTACCACCGTTGCAGAAGGAACTACCTTGCAGCAAACCATCTACCTGGTGGACGCTTCCTCAAGCATGGCTCGGGGAAATCAATGGCAAGCGGCCAAGTCGGCGCTTCGTAACGATCTGGCGAATACCGATGCAATCGAAGTCGGGCTCGTCGTCTATGCCGATCGAGTGCTGACCCAAATTCCTCCTGCTGCTGATCACGTGCCGATTGAAAATTTTATCCAGGATCTTCAGCCATCCTTTTCAGCCGGCAATCCAGGCACGGCTATCGAAACCGCCGTTGGTTTATTTAACCCGGAAGCGAAAAGTCGGTTGGTACTAATTTCCGACTTCCAGGAAACCGATTGGCAGCGAGACCTTCCTGGTGTGCCGGAAGATATGGAGTTAATTTTCCTGGGAACCGAAGAAAATGATTCTCCGAATGTAGGTATCGCGAACGTGAACACCGTGCCTGTCGGCAAGAATCAGGCCCGTGTTTTAGTTACGGTGCGCAACCATAGCGCGGAAGCACAAACGGTTCCCGTCACCCTAACAGGCGAATCCGGTTCGGAGGAAAAGCTGCTCAATCTTTCGGCCGGTCAACTGGGCAATGTCAGCTTTACCGTGGACGTCGAGGAGCCACGTGCGATGACCGCAAGCCTGCCGGCCGATAATTTTAATCGAGATAACAGCTGGCACTTTTGGATCGCGCCACCGCCGGTGGTTCGTGTCTACGCATTTCTTCCGAATCTGGATGAACCTCAAGCGGTCAACGCATTTTACTTTTTCCAAACGGCATTGGAAGTGGAGTCCGACACGGATTGGGTGCGTTTTGAAGTTACTGCTCTCGACCGGGGATTTTTTGAAGGGTCTCTTCTTGAAGAAGCCGATGTGTTGGTCATCCCTGCAGCTGGGGCCTTTTTGCGGGATGATCAATGGGATGACCTCAAAGCCTATTTGGACCAAGGGCGCACCGCCATCATGCTTCCGGGGGAGGCTTTCCCTCGCCAGTTTCGTTCTCTGGAGCGCAGCGGTATGATGGCATCGCGATTCCTAGGCTTGGCAGGAAATACCAATGAACGGCAGACGCCCTATCACTTAGGATCGATCAATCCTTCAAGCCGCCTGTCCCAAACCTTTGCAGACGCTGCCTCCAAGGATCTATTTTTAGTAAACGTTTACCGCTATGTTCGTCTACAAGCCAGCGACCTGGATACCACGCTCATTGCTTTTGAAAATGGTGAACCGGCTTTACTTGGCTTGGCCGTAGGGCAGGGGACGCTCTACGCCAGCACCTTCGCATTCGATACGTCCTGGACGGATCTTCCTCTGAGGAATTCCTTTCTTCCTTTAGTGCGCGAACTTGTCCAGGAAGGCTTTAATACCGACCGTCTTCGCCGCCAGTTTTTTGTGGAAGAAACACAAACGCTAGCTGAGCCAGTTGCCGAGCCAGGCACTTTCGAGTTGGACGGTCAGTATTGGGAAGTAAATATGAACCCGAGTGAGTCCGTCGCTGGCAAGGTCGATACCGATCAATGGCTACCTGCGCTTCTTTCGCAAAAACCGCTCTATGCCAACGCCGTCCCTGGTGCCGGGACTTTACCCGGCGACACGGGGCCTAAAACAGAGCTTTGGCCCTGGTTGCTAATGATTGCTCTTATTTGTATTTTAATAGAATCTCTTCTTACAGGAATCAAAGACACCGCCCAACCTTCATCTTTGGGAAGACCCAATCCCGTTTAATATGACCGTCGTAGTTTCACAATTGAAACCCATTGCTTACCGGCTGCTGCTCTTGCGCCTGGCCGGGTGGGTGGCTTTTTGCCTGATTGGAACGGGGATCGCGTTTGGTGTTCTCGAGGTTCTGGAGAAGCTGTTTGTTTTTAAGGAAACTACCGCATTTTTTCTCAACGTAATCGTCCTGGGAATTGCCGGGGTGGTTACTTTGGCCGGATTGTTTCGCCTATATAAAAACCAGCCAAAGTTAATGGCGTTGTCCAATCGCGTTGAGCAGGCTCATCCCGAGCTCATGGACAGTCTCAATGCGGCGGTGGAAGTAGCGAACATTCCTCTGGCCAAGAGAACCACGATCGAAAGGCTCCTGATTGAGTCCGTGGCAGAAAAAACAGCCTCCTACGATTTGGAGAAACTGCTAATTCCTAGACACCTACGATTCTATTCCCTTTCCGGTCTATTTATAGTGGGGTTGTTTTTAATCGGGTTCGCTCACTTTTTCGACGTGTCGCAGAAATTCCGGT
The sequence above is a segment of the Verrucomicrobiota bacterium genome. Coding sequences within it:
- a CDS encoding BatA domain-containing protein → MLNFGNSLFLFALAGLAVPILLHLINRELAVNLKFPSIRFIDRSQLPRREKRKLRDLLLLALRLLLFAAIVFAFAKPVWVTPLTTVAEGTTLQQTIYLVDASSSMARGNQWQAAKSALRNDLANTDAIEVGLVVYADRVLTQIPPAADHVPIENFIQDLQPSFSAGNPGTAIETAVGLFNPEAKSRLVLISDFQETDWQRDLPGVPEDMELIFLGTEENDSPNVGIANVNTVPVGKNQARVLVTVRNHSAEAQTVPVTLTGESGSEEKLLNLSAGQLGNVSFTVDVEEPRAMTASLPADNFNRDNSWHFWIAPPPVVRVYAFLPNLDEPQAVNAFYFFQTALEVESDTDWVRFEVTALDRGFFEGSLLEEADVLVIPAAGAFLRDDQWDDLKAYLDQGRTAIMLPGEAFPRQFRSLERSGMMASRFLGLAGNTNERQTPYHLGSINPSSRLSQTFADAASKDLFLVNVYRYVRLQASDLDTTLIAFENGEPALLGLAVGQGTLYASTFAFDTSWTDLPLRNSFLPLVRELVQEGFNTDRLRRQFFVEETQTLAEPVAEPGTFELDGQYWEVNMNPSESVAGKVDTDQWLPALLSQKPLYANAVPGAGTLPGDTGPKTELWPWLLMIALICILIESLLTGIKDTAQPSSLGRPNPV